A genome region from Mycolicibacterium litorale includes the following:
- a CDS encoding peptidase → METGSGRAIEIAPFHSGGSLKGFVVSGRWPDSTKEWAQLLMVTVRVASLPGLLSTTTIFGVREELPDEPEPGTVGLVLAEGTVVGDAAVPPGYFADRQPPALLMLHPPSETTPSLPECSGAASGCVLLPGLPHLGLEHRAAWVEAESDGTVTSMVSRVGVDPISHPDTAVLAMLLAA, encoded by the coding sequence ATGGAGACGGGGTCCGGTCGGGCGATCGAAATCGCGCCCTTTCATTCCGGCGGTTCACTCAAGGGCTTCGTCGTGTCGGGGCGCTGGCCCGACTCCACCAAGGAGTGGGCGCAGCTGCTGATGGTCACGGTCCGCGTCGCGTCGCTGCCCGGGTTACTGTCCACCACAACGATTTTCGGTGTGCGCGAGGAGCTACCGGACGAACCCGAACCCGGCACCGTCGGGCTGGTGCTCGCAGAGGGCACCGTCGTCGGGGATGCCGCGGTGCCGCCCGGTTACTTCGCCGACCGCCAACCGCCGGCACTGCTCATGCTGCATCCGCCGTCGGAGACCACCCCGTCGCTGCCCGAGTGCAGCGGCGCCGCATCGGGATGTGTCCTCCTGCCCGGCCTTCCGCATCTGGGCCTCGAGCACCGCGCCGCCTGGGTGGAGGCCGAATCCGACGGCACCGTCACCTCGATGGTGAGCCGGGTGGGCGTCGACCCCATCAGCCATCCCGACACCGCGGTACTGGCCATGCTGCTCGCCGCGTAG
- a CDS encoding ImmA/IrrE family metallo-endopeptidase: MPTSRTVTRAVSAVLDLAPRRGEVSLPRLVQAVSADRGRPIEVKTADLPPGVCGQWRQYADRDEFLIQQGLPAWDRTLAHELGHLVLGHEGIPVVEAARQTTEVASSELIGYMLNQRTGCMGPSGEDAEQEAEDFAALLIYRLGRLPCDRSSIVQIRLGEAFG; the protein is encoded by the coding sequence ATGCCAACGAGCCGCACCGTCACGCGGGCGGTCAGCGCCGTACTCGACCTGGCACCGCGGCGCGGGGAAGTGTCGCTGCCCCGCCTGGTGCAGGCGGTCAGCGCCGACCGCGGACGGCCCATCGAGGTCAAGACCGCCGACCTGCCGCCCGGCGTGTGCGGGCAGTGGCGCCAGTACGCCGACCGCGACGAGTTCCTGATCCAGCAGGGGCTGCCCGCATGGGATCGCACGCTGGCGCACGAACTCGGCCACCTGGTGCTCGGACACGAGGGCATCCCGGTCGTCGAAGCCGCCCGCCAGACCACCGAGGTCGCCAGCTCCGAGCTGATCGGCTACATGCTCAACCAGCGCACCGGCTGTATGGGACCCAGCGGCGAGGACGCCGAACAGGAGGCCGAAGACTTCGCCGCTCTGCTGATCTACCGGCTCGGCCGGCTGCCCTGCGACCGCTCCTCGATCGTGCAGATCCGCCTCGGAGAGGCGTTTGGTTGA
- a CDS encoding secretion protein EspR, translating to MSKTFAARLNRLFDTVYPPGRGPHTSAEVIGALKSEGITMSAPYLSQLRSGNRTNPSQATMAALANFFRIKPAYFTDDEYYEKLDKELTWLANMRDEGVRRIAARTVGLSPEAQQDIVAKVDELRRKEHLDD from the coding sequence ATGAGCAAGACGTTCGCCGCACGGCTGAACCGCCTATTCGACACGGTTTATCCGCCCGGCCGTGGACCGCACACATCCGCCGAGGTGATCGGTGCGCTCAAGTCCGAGGGCATCACGATGTCGGCGCCGTACCTGTCACAGCTGCGTTCGGGCAACCGCACCAACCCCTCACAGGCGACCATGGCGGCCCTGGCCAACTTCTTCCGGATCAAGCCCGCCTACTTCACCGACGACGAGTACTACGAGAAGCTCGACAAAGAGCTGACGTGGCTGGCGAACATGCGGGACGAGGGCGTGCGCCGGATCGCGGCCCGCACGGTCGGGCTGTCCCCGGAGGCGCAGCAGGACATCGTCGCCAAGGTCGACGAACTGCGCCGCAAAGAACACCTGGACGACTGA
- a CDS encoding TMEM165/GDT1 family protein: MLGAILVSLAVVFVAELGDKSQLITMTYALRHRWWVVLSGVGIAAMLVHGLSVAIGHFLGVTLPEKPIAFAAAIAFLLFAAWTWREGRNAGDDEVRVAEPRFVVPAIISSFVLAELGDKTMLATVALASDRDAIGVWIGATVGMVLADGVAILVGAILHKRLPEGFLHAMASVLFLLFGLWMLFDAALGWRVVALIATGGVAALALTAAVVRGVRARRAGAAQATPRESSSEPV, encoded by the coding sequence ATGCTCGGCGCCATCCTGGTCAGCCTCGCCGTGGTGTTCGTCGCCGAACTCGGCGACAAGTCCCAGCTCATCACGATGACGTACGCGCTGCGCCACCGCTGGTGGGTGGTGCTCTCCGGGGTCGGCATCGCCGCCATGCTCGTCCACGGCCTGTCGGTGGCGATCGGCCACTTCCTCGGCGTGACGCTGCCCGAGAAGCCGATCGCGTTCGCGGCGGCCATCGCCTTCCTGCTGTTCGCGGCATGGACCTGGCGGGAGGGCCGCAACGCCGGCGACGACGAGGTCCGCGTGGCCGAACCGCGCTTCGTGGTGCCGGCGATCATCTCCTCGTTCGTGCTCGCCGAACTCGGTGACAAGACCATGCTCGCGACCGTCGCCCTGGCCAGCGACCGCGATGCCATCGGCGTCTGGATCGGCGCCACGGTGGGCATGGTGCTCGCCGACGGCGTTGCCATCCTCGTCGGGGCAATCCTGCACAAGCGGCTGCCCGAGGGCTTCCTGCACGCGATGGCAAGCGTGCTGTTCCTGCTGTTCGGCCTCTGGATGCTGTTCGACGCCGCGCTCGGCTGGCGGGTCGTGGCGCTGATCGCGACGGGCGGGGTGGCGGCTCTCGCGTTGACGGCCGCCGTGGTCCGCGGTGTCCGCGCCAGGCGTGCCGGCGCCGCGCAGGCGACGCCGCGGGAATCGTCGTCCGAACCGGTCTGA